The nucleotide sequence CCGAAGAGCTCCATGACGAAGGTGGAGATGCTGCCGTTGATGCCGATGAGGATGTTGACGGAGGTCAGCACCACGTAGGCCGTGCTGGGGATCTTAAAGAAGAAGGACGCTGGGTACATCAGAGGAGTGATAGACCAGCCATAGAGCAGTAGCAGCAGGGCCAGCACTGGCAGGTTGGTGGACGACACATAGGCCTTTTGTTGGAAGCAGACGAAGATGATGATGACGAGCGTTGCCGGGACGATATAGTTACACTGCAAGACAAACGACATGACAAGGTTAGCATTCAATCAAACTAATTCTGTTCATGTAGCACTTTACACTAGTAGAAAACAGCTGCTAAATGCTCAGAAGGAATTCTCAAAATGGCGGTTAGTTCTCACCATATCCCAGATGAAGTTGGCAGTCCAGTAAAGCAGGGGCTGCACACCGCTGATGAACTGCATGTGCTTGGCCTTGCTCACTCTCTCCTGGATGAGGAAGACTACGAAGCTGGCTGGGACGAAGGACATGGCAAAGATCACGCAGATGGACACCAGGACGTCCACTGAGGTGGTCATCCTACAGAGAGGGGGTAGTTGGATGTTAAGGAGAGTACACTGTGCTTGGTACACTTTACAAACTCTACATTCTACTAGGTCTATTACTTTAATGATGTCATTGTTCCAAGATGTCTGTGGCGTGGGTACTTACAGTGCCACCTGGGACAGCTGCTCCTTGGTGAGGTTGAGCGGGTGGTTGAAGGCGCGGATGCCAAACTTGCTGGGGTCCTTGCCAGGGGGCAGGTTGGAGCGCAGGATGCCGTTGTTCATCACGTTGAGGAAGGCTCCCATGCTGTGCCATCCCTTGTTGTTGAACCAAATCTTGACATTGTTCTTGGTGTCCAGACCATTGATGAAGCTAGACAAGCTCTCCAGGAATCGGTCTGCGGCTGCACCCTGAAGATATATAATAACAATGGTTTAGATTGGTGAAAGTGATGTTGTGTTCAGTGGCAGAAACTGAGTTATAGTGAATGTGGAAATGAATGAATGGAAGTCTCACCTTCTCCAATTCAAAAATCTTCCTCACTCGAGCGATGGCATCGTCAATTTCGTCAGCTGCGGGGAGGACGTTGGTGCTCCTGGCACCCAATGAGAAGCCACCGTACCTAAATTCATTTACCCAGATTTTGTTCTTCAAACTGTGATAAGAAAAAAAGAAGCATAATTATTTAATGGCAATTTGGGCTCGACAGGTATACAAAAACAATTGTATAACTCAATCATTGTACATACTATATCATACCACTGTTATAAAAGATATGCAATATATATATGAAGGTGATACCTTTTCCCAATGATCTCTGCATAGGTCTTCACCAGATAGTCAGAGATGTTTCTGTTGGTCAGATTTTGCAGGGTGTCTGTCTCACTGATCTTCATCTGAGGGGGCGGCAGTCCTCCGGCTCCAGCCGGACACTCAGGGAGCATTTTCTTGCGGCCGTCACAGCTGCAGGCGCATGCGGGGGACGGCTCCTCCATGGTCCAGTTACCTGTGCGGAAGAGTTCCAGTAGGGTCTCTGGGACTTCCGGTATGGACCAGTCTTCGTCACCCATCGTACAGGGAGTGTcactgagagaggagggagagagagagattgagtcaTTATCTCCTAAAGAACATTGAAAATATGTGccttatcataataataataataatataatatatcccatttagcagacgcttttgtccaaagcgacttacaagtcggctggggccactacttttacatatgggtggccccataTCATACACCTATCTGTCATATTTATTTCCTCAAAGACAGGAGAAATTGTACAAATGGAAATAACCATTTTGTTAGACCCTGACATATTGAGACTCACGGTATGGGCTGTCCTTCCATGCAGCGCGTTCCAAACCCAGGTCCTTCGGTGAGGGCACTCAATAACCGTTGTGTGCTAGCGTCTTCAGGGGCGTCATCGCTGATGAAGAGGGACTGTTCTTCGTACATCCATGGCTGCAGCTCCAGACTGGGGTACTTTCCGAAAGGTGGGACGATGAGACTGAAGACCAGGGCaatgcacacaaacacagcagGGAGTACAATCTGAGCAAAGAAACCTTTTCTGGAGCGTTGAGCGTACAGAAACCTCTTCCAAATCAAGGCCACAAACTGCTGCCTCTTCAGACTCCATCCCGTCACCTTGTAGGAGCCTTTACCGTCCGATCCGCTCAAGAAGTCGGTCTCTCTGGATTCTGGGTCTGCGTCCGAGTCGTTATGTTCATTGTTGTCGTCATCAATCTGGGGTCTAAGGCAGCTCTGGTGGTCTCCACCGAAGGCATTTCCTCCACCAAAGGCATGATTTCTACGACGTCTGCGCAGGGGGAGTGTACCGTCTAGGCAAAAACACATACAAAATAACAACAATGAACAGATGCTGACATGTTCGAGAACCATTCAAGACTTAATAATCCGAGTCATACCCACAGGCGATTTCTAAAgggttcttacctgagggaactTCAGTGTCAACTCCGTTGTCCTCTGCCACTTTCAGGAAAATCTATGAGGAGATAGAAAAGACAGAAATCAAACACTATTCCCCAATGTAAAGCACTTTGAGCATCTAGAAACGAGATATCCATCCCGTTATCCATTTAATAATCTATTGTAGTTGTACCTCTTCCAGGGTGGTGTCGGAGACGCCATAGCTGGATATGCCCAGGTCAGGGAGGTGATTGTCCATGTCCTTGAAGAGCTCCACGAAGGCTCCGTCCTTGGCGGCGCCGTAGGGTAGGACGTAGATGAGCTCGTGGCCAAGGTTTTCCACAATGCGGGCGGCCGGGACGTGCTTGAAGATCAGGCTGGAGATCAGGGAGACGTCGGGGGGCACGAAGGCACTTTCACAGATGGAAGCTGCCTGAGCAGTTTCTATGGTAGCTACTTCGCTCTCGTGTTCGCTGCCAAGGCCTGCGTCAGAGCTGCTCTCAGAGGGACAATCCTCCTCCTTCTTAGTTAAGGAGACGGTACTGGAGGAGTTGCGGCAGGAGCTGAGGAAAGGTTCTGGGCCCTTCTTGACCAGGGTGAGGTAGTAGCCTGTACCCAGCTGGTTCTTCAAGAAGAGGGAGGAGCCCACGCAGCACAGCTTGCCGTGGGAGATGATGGCAATGCGGTCGCCCAAGATGTCCGCCTCGTCCATGTGGTGGGTGGAGAGGATGATGGTACGACCTGGAGAGGGGAATGGAAAACAGTGAGTTATCACACAGGACTCCCCCAGTAGTTTGTTATGCTGCTAAAAAGTGGTAAGGAGTTAGTGGTTACCTAGACGATATTGGAGCAAGAGGTCCCAGATGCCCCTGCGGGCGTAGGGGTCGACCCCGGCAGTGGGCTCGTCCAGAATCACAACCTTTGACCCCCCGACAAAGGCCAGAGCCACAGAGAGCTTCCTCTGCATCCCTCCGGACAGTGTGCTGGTCCTGGAAGTGCGTTTGTGCGGCAGGCCAGTATCTATCAGGATCTGTTCGATCTCAGACTTCACCTGTTCCTCAGATAGACCCTTCAGACGAGCATAGAACCAGATGTGCTCCTCAACGGTCAGCCTGGTCAAACCCAAAAACAAACACGTTAGACTTCATATAACAACTGCTCATAACAAACCAATGTAACTATTGACATACATATTTCCTGTTTTTGGTCATTATAATTAACTTTCTGTTAAAACTGGTTGCTAATATGATGGACTGGGAACACTTACATGCTGAAGAGAACGTTGTGCTGTGGACAAACGCCCAGACTCTGTCGAATAGCACTCAGCTCCGATCGGATGTCTTTTCCCATGATGTAAGCAGTGCCAGAGGTAGGCGGAAACAGTCCCGTTAGAATCGACCTGACAAATACAAAGATGTCAATACTAGATTAACTCCTTTTAAAATGTATAAATGTAACTTTCAACTAAATTTGTATGGGCTATTGTTCACAGATGGCACCAGTTATATGTCATTGCACTTACATAGTGGTGGTTTTCCCTGCTCCGTTGTGGCCCAAGAAAGAGGTGATCTGTCCTTCGTAGAAGCCCAGAGTCAGCCCATCCACAGCCAGCTTCTTCCCGTGCCGGTACACCTTGACTAGGTTCTCTATGAAGACACCAGTTTTCAGGTGGGCTGGCTCTTCCTCTATACAGACAGCtgaagacacaacacaacataatgtAATTCAAATGGGGAACAATGACCATCACATTTTCTTTTGCTTGAATAAACACACAACTGCTCAAATGAATTTGCCCACCATGTGGATAATCAGTTGTTCTGCATCGGAATTAAATCGGGGTCTTACCTTCACAGCTCCTTCTCTTGTTCTGACTGAAGTCAGTCTTCCTGTTTTCCCCTTCTCCAAACCAGTAGGACTTGGAGAAGAGGAAGTACCAGGGCCTGGGAATACCATACTGACCTGAAGGAGACCACAAAAAACACATACATTCAGACAATGCAAACAActaaacaatacaatacaatgcaagTGGCTTCAACATAAGCCTAACAAAATGGTACCCAAACAGATCCATTACAGTGGAATAGTTCAGCTCATGGACACCTACCAGGGAAGACGGACTCGATGTACCAGGTCATCACCATGTAGAGGAAGGAGTCGAAGTACATCATGATGATGGCAGTGGTCAGGCTGAAGTCGTCCTCCTCCATGGGGCTATTGAACAGGTTGTTCCACTGGATGCCGATGCCCTGCTCTTCGAACAGGGCAAAGTACTCACAGCCAAAGCCAAAGGCCACTGGGGACAGCAGGCTCTGTAGAGAAGGCGAGATgttaatacactacatgaccaaaagtatgtggacacctgcttgtcaaataTCTCATTCcacaatcatgggcattaatatggagttgctccctcctttgctgctataacagccttcactcttctgggaaggccttccgctagatgtcggaacattgctgcggggacttgcttccattcagccagaaaagcattagtgaggtcgggctctGATGTTgtgtgattaggcctggctcacagtcgtcGTTCTAATTCATCCCCAAGgcgttcgatggggttgaggtcagggctctgtgcaggccagtcaagttcttccacaccgatctcaacaaaccatttctgtatggacctcgctttgtgtacaggggcattgtcatagtgaaacaagaaagggccttccccaaactgttgccacaaaggtggaagcacagaatcatctagaatatcattgtatgctgaagCATTAAGATTTTtgttcactggaactaaggggcctagcccgaatcatgaaaaatagccccagaccattattcctccttcaccaaactttacagttggcactgtacattggggcaggtagcgttctcatggcatccaccaaacccagattcgcccgtcggattgccagatggtgaagcgtgattcattactccagagaacacgttttcaCCGCTCCAGTGTCCAgtggcagcaagctttacaccacttggCATTgaacatggtgatcttaggcttgtgtgcgcctgctcggccatggaaacccatttcatgaaactctcGATGAactgttcttgtgctgacgttgcttccagaggcagtttggaactcgtggTGAATGTTGCGACAGAGTACAGATGATTTTcacagtcccattctgtgagcttgtatggcctaACATTTTGCGGTTGAGCCATTGATGCtcttagacatttccacttcacaataacagcacttacagttgaccgggcagctcaagcagggcagaaatgtgacaaactgtgccacattgaaagtgactgagctcttcagtaaggccattctactgccaatgtttgtctatggagattgcatggctgtgtgctcgaattttatacacctgtcagcaatgggtgtggctgaaagagccaaatctactaatttgaaggggtgtccacatacttttgtacataTAGTGTATCATATACAACAACAATGCCAATAAGATGATAAGCCTGAGGAGGTAACCAGCAGCAGAAAAAACAACGATGTGACAAAAGAGTTACATTACAAACACATTTCAAAGAAAAAGCCGCCCTGTTTGTAGTGGCACTACACTTAATAACTTAATGAAAGTGGCTCCTCTTATAAAATGTCATGTGGACAACCAACATCAACTCAAAATGTCTAGTACATATAAAAGCATGACTCACAGCAACTATTTTGGCCCCAAAGCCCACATAGTCCTGCCAGGCCACACAGAGGACGTAGGGCAGGTAGAGGGTGAAGTAGATGATGCCCCCGCATGCCGCCGCCAAGTTGGCACGGGCAAACATTGTGCTGATGAGGAAGCACTGCATGATGGTTACCACGGCAAAAGAACCCAGGAACAGGAAGATGACGCCGGGGTCACTGTAGGGCAGCAGGTTCCCCATCTgattagaagagagagagggaggattctCATTGGTAAATAGAGAGGAAGTCAATTAACATCAGAaaaccaaaaaaaaaacattctcacATCAACATAAAATATTAAGACAGGTTATTGTCACGATACCAATATCACTGAAATACCGATATCACTGAAATACCAATATCACTGAAATACCGATATCACTGAAATATTTTGATGCGAAAAAGGATCATTGTCATCCTAAATCCTGGGATACAGTGCAATACCTTGAGCAGCACAACCAGCAGGCCGGCAGAAATTAGCAGGGGGATGAGGCTACTGATGAACCAGCTGAACCACAGGATGCCGTTGTCCAATCCCATGATCCTCATGGTCTCCTTGAGCCGCGCCTCCTTCTCGTACACCACGCTCTTGATGATGATGGCCACAGAGTACATCCAGGCCAGGGTCATGAAGAGGGGCATGGAGCGACTCATCACCCGCAGGAAGCTGAAGGACAGAGGTCATAGGTCAAAGGAGGAAATGGAAGCCATTTTAAAGCCTTGCAGTTTGCCACACAACACAGATCCCAGGTGAATAAGGTCAAATCCTGCTCGGTGTGACTCACATGTCGTCCACGTAGCAGGGGTAGGGCATCTGTTGGATGTAGACTCCCGTCTTCTCCTTGACGCCAGTTACTGCTGTGATGATGCTGTGCTCGATGATGTCCTGGAGGTAAGAGAAGCCACCCCAGATGTAGCGCAGGTCCTCAAATGGGTCAGCACGAGGACCAGGGTCCCAATATCTGTTAAGAGAGAAAAAAAGCAACGCATAAACCTCTTACAAATCCATTCCCTCCCAAGGAGCAAGGTTCACAACAAATTCAAATTTTACCAAAAAGCTGAAAGTGATCCCCCTTCACAAAAAAATTAAGCGAGTGTTCAAAATGACCCCAATGACACAGGCATAAAACACTGTCCAATACATCTAGTAGATAGATTGGGGCGCTTTGAAACAACATACCCGTCTTTGATCTTGTTGGTGCGCTCCACGTTATCGATGTCCATGCGGATCTTGTAGTTGACGTTGGCCGGCAGTTCAGAGCTGTtggcctcaatatctggaaacacaATCCCCGCCCAGAACTTCCTATCGTCCAGGAGCGCCATGGATTTGTTGACCATCCTTTCCTCATTGGCCACGGGCTCCATCTTATCCAGGTTTACACACTGTAAACAAACAAAACGCATTTGTTTTAAAGGCCTATCCTCATCTGGTCTTGGCCAGGACTAGCAGATCTATTCACATGCTGGAAGGGGGGGAGGCTTTAAATGGAATGTTCATCAGGTTCCTGGCTAAGTTGGTCCAGCTGTGTTTTTCTTTGCCATTTCCCATTATACAGTGGAAGAGGTTGGGGAAAAGTAAAATGGCTGCAATTGACTACTGTTTCCACAAAGAGAGGGCAATGACTGGAAGGATAACTATCAGGCCCAAAGCACCTTGATGTGTTTCACTTGTTGTTTTAACGCCCGCAATTATGTAATTGGTATGTATTGCAGAAGGTGCTGAATGGGGACTTTACCAGAAAGAGAACAAAATTGAACTGAGGCTAAGAAAGGGGCcaagtgactgtgtgtgtgtgtgcatgagcgaCACATAGAGAGACAATGAAAGAGAGTGAGACCTCCATGAAGCGGGATATGCTCATGATGGCCTGGTCCGTCTCATTGAAGACTTCCCTCCAGGTGAAGGTGGTACCGTGTGGATGCGTGTCCTGCGAATGTTTGGTCAGGAAGTTGGAGACGTCCTCCACAGTCCACTCTGAGCCCGCCAGTTGGGAGGTGAAGAAGCTGCCAGTGCCATTGTTCTTCAATAGGgtctgggagagaggaaggaagagcagGAGAGTGACTGTGGGTGGACTGTGGTACCGTCCCACATCTCTCCACAGGATGCCAGTGTTGACCATCTGAATGGGCTGCTTCCCATCATGTATTTTGTTGTATTGCTATTTACTGTGTCATGTCCTGGTGTTGTCTCTGAGTTATTATTACAGATGCCATTCTATAAGCCAAAATAATTTCAAAACTGAAAAGAAAATATTGTATAAGGTATTCTACAATGGTGCTCTACAAGCCTAACATAAGTGATGTTGgatgtagtagagacaacagattAGTCAGACATACCCTTACTAGGTCCATGTGTTCGCTGCTCTCCATGAAGGTCCAGACCTTGGGCTTAATTTCCTCCCACATGCCCCCCAGCTCTCTGAGGACCCCCAGCTCCTGGAATGTTCTGTTCACCTGAAGGAGAGGGCAAGATTGGGACTGTTGGTGTTCTGCTAAAACTACTACTtggaccagtgatgtactgtaactAAGAGGTATAGTATAACTGATACACACCTCGTGGATGATCTTCTGTGTGGCTGGGGTGTCGGGGGTGTACAGGATCTTGCCCATGAGCAGAGGCTTCAGGGCCTGCCAGATCATCCTGGACACGGGGCTGGACTCCATGTTCCTCATCATAGCGTTACAGTATGGAGCTTGAGGGGGTCACAGAAGGAACAATGACGTCAGGTCCAGACAAGAATGTCACAACTAACAAAGAAATTGGTTCCCCGCTAAAAAATGTTTGAATATCACTGAAATACATTAACATAAAGGAGAAGTTGCCTACTGGATGTGTTGTCATAGGCAGAGATGGGCTCCTCCCcgttggttgtgttgtggttgccGAACAGAGCCTTGTAGTTGTTGTCCTCATACCAGTTGAGGGACTTGATCTTTAGTCCGCCACCCTCGGGATGGCCACAGACGATGCGCGACACAGCCTGGTACATGTGGCTGGGGGAGGATGTGGCGTTCTCTGTGAGGAAGATGATCTCGTTACGCAGGTCTCTCCAACTCTTCATGCTGGCCAGCTATTTGGGACACAAATGAGTGTGATGTTAGCAAATGGGGTCAGGGGGTCATCTTGTAGGATGCAAATGGGAATGTGACCTGGACTTGGAGCAAT is from Oncorhynchus masou masou isolate Uvic2021 chromosome 32, UVic_Omas_1.1, whole genome shotgun sequence and encodes:
- the LOC135526439 gene encoding phospholipid-transporting ATPase ABCA1-like, which produces MSISTQLGLLLWKNFTYRRRQTLQLLIEIVWPLLIFFILISVRLNYPPYEQHECHFPNKAMPSAGTLPWIQGIICNANNPCFRNPTPGESPGVVGNFNESIISRLFSDAKKILLYSQNDRNLDGFKGLIQALKTLQANTKGFKLKDFLHNNETLSTFLLRNASFSEHAVRQIIEADVNLEKVLVKGFGVHLRDLCSSNGTRVEDFVTITDSKVSSLVQKMLCVSPGSWLNQAESHFLHNLDFLKPIRKDVRTDPEAVQQVAKATDKLLESLGSLALELASMKSWRDLRNEIIFLTENATSSPSHMYQAVSRIVCGHPEGGGLKIKSLNWYEDNNYKALFGNHNTTNGEEPISAYDNTSTPYCNAMMRNMESSPVSRMIWQALKPLLMGKILYTPDTPATQKIIHEVNRTFQELGVLRELGGMWEEIKPKVWTFMESSEHMDLVRTLLKNNGTGSFFTSQLAGSEWTVEDVSNFLTKHSQDTHPHGTTFTWREVFNETDQAIMSISRFMECVNLDKMEPVANEERMVNKSMALLDDRKFWAGIVFPDIEANSSELPANVNYKIRMDIDNVERTNKIKDGYWDPGPRADPFEDLRYIWGGFSYLQDIIEHSIITAVTGVKEKTGVYIQQMPYPCYVDDIFLRVMSRSMPLFMTLAWMYSVAIIIKSVVYEKEARLKETMRIMGLDNGILWFSWFISSLIPLLISAGLLVVLLKMGNLLPYSDPGVIFLFLGSFAVVTIMQCFLISTMFARANLAAACGGIIYFTLYLPYVLCVAWQDYVGFGAKIVASLLSPVAFGFGCEYFALFEEQGIGIQWNNLFNSPMEEDDFSLTTAIIMMYFDSFLYMVMTWYIESVFPGQYGIPRPWYFLFSKSYWFGEGENRKTDFSQNKRRSCEAVCIEEEPAHLKTGVFIENLVKVYRHGKKLAVDGLTLGFYEGQITSFLGHNGAGKTTTMSILTGLFPPTSGTAYIMGKDIRSELSAIRQSLGVCPQHNVLFSMLTVEEHIWFYARLKGLSEEQVKSEIEQILIDTGLPHKRTSRTSTLSGGMQRKLSVALAFVGGSKVVILDEPTAGVDPYARRGIWDLLLQYRLGRTIILSTHHMDEADILGDRIAIISHGKLCCVGSSLFLKNQLGTGYYLTLVKKGPEPFLSSCRNSSSTVSLTKKEEDCPSESSSDAGLGSEHESEVATIETAQAASICESAFVPPDVSLISSLIFKHVPAARIVENLGHELIYVLPYGAAKDGAFVELFKDMDNHLPDLGISSYGVSDTTLEEIFLKVAEDNGVDTEVPSDGTLPLRRRRRNHAFGGGNAFGGDHQSCLRPQIDDDNNEHNDSDADPESRETDFLSGSDGKGSYKVTGWSLKRQQFVALIWKRFLYAQRSRKGFFAQIVLPAVFVCIALVFSLIVPPFGKYPSLELQPWMYEEQSLFISDDAPEDASTQRLLSALTEGPGFGTRCMEGQPIPDTPCTMGDEDWSIPEVPETLLELFRTGNWTMEEPSPACACSCDGRKKMLPECPAGAGGLPPPQMKISETDTLQNLTNRNISDYLVKTYAEIIGKSLKNKIWVNEFRYGGFSLGARSTNVLPAADEIDDAIARVRKIFELEKGAAADRFLESLSSFINGLDTKNNVKIWFNNKGWHSMGAFLNVMNNGILRSNLPPGKDPSKFGIRAFNHPLNLTKEQLSQVALMTTSVDVLVSICVIFAMSFVPASFVVFLIQERVSKAKHMQFISGVQPLLYWTANFIWDMCNYIVPATLVIIIFVCFQQKAYVSSTNLPVLALLLLLYGWSITPLMYPASFFFKIPSTAYVVLTSVNILIGINGSISTFVMELFGDNEIGGINNILKNVLLIFPHFCLGRGLIDMVKNQAMADALERFGENRFRSPLEWDMVGKNLFAMAVEGVVFFIITVLFQYRFCIKPINLHTKLPPVGEEDEDVARERQRIVNGLGHGDILELRQLTKVYKRKQKPVVDRLCVGIPPGECFGLLGVNGAGKTTTFKMLTGDSMVTSGEAFLAGKSILREIDEVHQNMGYCPQFDAINELLTGREHLEFYAVLRGVPEKEVCEVAEWGIRKLGLVKYVDKAAGSYSGGNMRKLSTAMALIGGPPVVFLDEPTTGMDPKARRALWNCIHSVIKEGRSVVLTSHSMEECEALCTRMAIMVNGRFRCLGSVQHLKNRFGDGYTIILRVAGADPDLPPVMKFIESELPGSTLKEKHRNMLQYQLPSSLTSLAHIFSILAKNKDLLRIEDYSVSQTTLDQVFVNFAKDQSDDYHSKDNSVKRKEAVMDTTPLSSRQAEEKLAEERLKESLV